The genomic region GGCCATGCGATAATCGTAGTCGGGAACATCAAAATCATCCTTCAACGCGATTAGTACTTCGTTCCAACTACCGACACTGCCCCTGATGTTACGGTACCAGTGAAGCGCATCACCAATGAAAATATCGGTAGCAGaacttagtattttattttccgaTATATTTTTAGAAGTACGGAATTCTTCAATCTTTTGTATAAAAGATCTGACACAAGATTTGCcgtcatattttaatttattaatttctccTATTAGCCCGCGATCACATGAAACTGCAATATTCATCCCGGCTAAATTAGGTTTATCAGTCACGTCTTCCTCAGAAGTAACTGAAGACGCGGCTTGTTTCTGATCTTTGACCTTTGACTCATCAAGGCCCAAAAGTATTTCATAATACCCCTCATAACTCTTCTTTATTTTACCTAATTTAGCTAAATCGTCAGCCACCTGCGGTTTTTCAATTCGTTGAAGCCTATAATATAAATGGTGTAGCATAGCCTTAGTTCTATTAAAAAGAGGTTCCTCATAGTTAAGTTTCAAGGCATCAAGATTAGCCTTGACCTTCTCCAACGTCTCTTGAGAGCCTTTAATATCCTCTAAAAACTGAAAAACCGAATCGACTATATCATCGGACGAATATAACtgtgttaatttattgactTGACGTCTTAATCCAGCAACGCTATCAGAGGGAAGTTCTCCACGGATAGCAACTTCATACATGAGCTCAGATTTCTGAAGTAGCAAGTATTTAATTGGGATTGCCATAttgataagaaattaaaaaaattgaaaaaaaattaaaaatcaaaaatactGGGTAGGCTATGCACAATCGTTTACACACATAAACCAAGCAAAATCCGCTCTGTTACAATCTATTTAAagaacacaaacacaaaaagcaaaacaaaaaataataaacaggtGAAGTCAGGTGAAACGCActaagttattttgattcaaacaattaaacattttataactataGTGTAAGATAATAGAAGTTaaggtaattaattacaaaagtttatgcaattaacatttaattaccAAAATTACTTAGGGTTTTGAGAAATTTAAGAGAAGCAGACAAACACTACTAGGAAGACCACCACCGCATAGAACCACTAAAATGACCAAAGCAAGTACGAAAGACCTTAAACCACGTTTTTGGGCGCCATTGTCACGTATAATAGGACGTGtacaagaaaagaaataaaactaagttagaaaatagaaaataaaaatatgaaggtatattaaaaaaaaaatttaaggttCGGCCTAGGTCTTTGCGCACTTGTCTAGTCTTCCACACTCCCCTGGCGAGCTCCCGTCCTCCAGGCGTAGTCCCGGTCAGCTCGGCCACTCCACTCAGGCGAAGATCCAGGTTACGGTTGCGGTCAGTTAAACCGTGACGTAATTCCTAGGGACAAAGGTCACATCAGTAAGCTGCTGGTATAAGGGGTGCACGGGAAACGCTAGGTATGCATGGCAAGAACTAGATTGGCAAATTAGGGCTTATAAAGGCGGGAAGAATTCTAGGCGTGAATCTAAATCGATACATGTTCACTAGCAGAGGCGGTTACAAACATTACGCTAAGAAGAGCATAGCAAAAGAAAGCCAAGCACTACACACAGAATAGAAACAAGCTACAATATTCAGACGGACTCGTACCTTAAAATTAACACAagacaatataatacaaaataggtaggtaacggccgttagaaatatttattacaaaattgtgCATAACTTACCCAAATTTGGGAATCACGGTCACTtgtaattattacaacttttaatttaaaagtatggGGAAGCAATCCAGGCtccaaattgtataaaatatttaaatattattattatttcgcaATGACGGTAAGCAAGGTAAAAAAATTAGCCAGAGCGACAGCGTCCTTGCCTCAAGAGGTTTGGCTGCGGACTGTCTGTGATGTCGCCTCGCGCCAGCACGGCGCGCGGCCGGGTGCGGGGCGCGACGAGGAACCTGTTattctctatatataaaataatacggtTGTCCGCATTACTTGATTGTTGCACTACTACAACCTCTGTAAAAATTTAgttaatagttatattatagTTGTAAATAGTtgatttgttcttttttttttgtttttagtagttttatttatattgtttacttagtaagttttatttttaaattgtttatttttaagttaagttgttttttatttatgtattatttgtaatagtagtagtaaTGTACATGTTATGTACACTACGTTACACCCGTACAACTTTGGAGTGCTGTCGGTGTACTACGAAGGCGATCAGGATCTGGATTCATACCTTGACGACACTCAACATAAGATGCATCTCctgaaaacaaataacatacTCATAGGCGGGGACGTGAATGCCTGGAGTCAGTGGTGGGGAAGCGTCTCCGAAAACCATCGCGGAGCGTTATACAATGCGTTCCTAAACGACCGGGATCTCCAAATACTGAACATGGGTCAAACACCGACCTTCGAGGTTTATAGAGGGGACAGGTGGTGCACCAGTGTCGTCGATGTAACGGCATGCAGCCTGTCCATGCTCGACAGGGTCGAAGAGTGGAGAGTGGAAAGAAGTCTAACGACCTCAGACCACAATGCTATTACCTTTTCGGTGCGTTTGGAAAAGGCTTTGAAACCTTTAAGACCGATCACCACTCGCATCTATAACACCAAGAAGGCAAAGTGGTCCGACTTCAGCTCCCACTTTAAAGCCAGCCTGGCTGAAAGCGCCATCACTCCAGCCAGCATCTCGGGAGTCACAAACCCAATGGATTTGGAGACCATAATCACCAAATACACTAAAAACATTCACCGGTCGTGCGAGGAAGCGATCCCGAAACTGGGGTCATCCAAACGCGACACCAGACCCCCGTGGTGGACCCCTTCTCTACACCGTCTTCAAAAAGACGCGTTGAGAAAGAAGAGAAGGATTCGAAACGCGGCACCAGCTCGGAGACAATTCGTCATCCAGGAATACGTGGCTGCTAAAAATGAGTACACAACAGCAGCAGAGGAAGCAGCCACGGCCAGTTGGAAGGAGTTTTGCAGCAAACAGGACCGGGAGAGCATGTGGGACAGCATCTACAGGGTGATAAGGAAGACAGCCAAAAGACAGAACGACGCTCTCCttcgcaacaccaaaggagagACGCTCAGTCCGGTAGAATCGGCTGAACTCTTGGCTAAAACCTTCTACCCGGACGACTCAACGGATGCCGAACAGCCATATCACAAGGCGGTGAGAAGGCTAGCGGAGGAAATAAATCCACAGGGATTGTCCGCCGATGATCCCCCATTTTCGATCGCGGAGCTGGAAATGGTCCTTCAAAaccaaaatccgaaaaaagcccccGGCCCGGATGGCCTAACGGCGGACATCTGCACAGCAGCGATCGACTGCGACAGGGAGGTATTTCTGGCGATAGCCAATAGGTGTCTGTCGCTACCACACTTCCCAAAACAATGGAAGACCGCTCACGTGTGCATCCTTCGCAAGCCAGGCAAAGATGACTATACCAACCCAAAGTCGTACAGACCAATAGGTCTCCTATCGGTCCTGGGAAAAATAGTAGAAAAACTTCTGGTAGGCAGACTCCAGTGGCATTTCCTCCCCAAACTCAACAAGAACCAATACGGTTTCATGCCACAGCGCGGAACCGAGGACGCCCTCTATGATCTCATAGCGCACATACGCGCGGAAATCAAAGCGAAAAAGATCGTGCTCCTGATATCATTGGACATAGAGGGGGCCTTTGACAATGCCTGGTGGCCAGCACTTAAAAAACAGATGGTAGTCAAAGGCTGCCCCAAAAACCTCTACAACCTTGTCAACTCGTACCTAAAAGACCGAAACATCGTGGTTAATTACGCCAGAGCGACTAGCGAAAAGGGTACCACCAAGGGATGCGTACAGGGCTCAATAGCCGGACCGACGTTCTGGAACCTTATCCTGGATTCGCTACTTCAAAAAGTGTCTAGTAGGGGGATACACTGTCAGGCCTTCGCAGACGACGTTGTCCTGGTAATCTCAGACCATACGACCGGTCCCCTGCAACAAGCTGCCAACGAAATACTAGACATTGTATCGGAATGGGGTGCTCAAAATAAGTTAAGATTTGCCGCGCACAAGACCAACGCGATGGTGTTAACCAAAAAACTTAAGTACGACCTTCCGGAACTATACATGTCGGGCACACGGCTGAACCTAGTCCAAGAAGTCAAGCTGCTAGGTTTAATAATAGATCATAAACTCACATTCAATGCGCACGTATCCGCGACTTGTAAAAAGGCAGCGGACATATACAAACAACTTGCGTGTGCGGCGAGGGTGACTTGGGGTCTGAACAGAGACATAATAAGAACAATATATGTGTCGGTGGTGGAGCCCATCGTGATGTATGCGGCAAGTGCGTGGGCGCCCGCAGCTGAAAAACTGATGTCAAGAAACCAGTTTGACTCATTGCAGAGGGGCTTTGCGCAAAAGATCTGCAAAGCATATCGCACGGTGTCACTGACATCGGCACTTATTCTGTCGGGCCAACTCCCCCTAGATCTCCGGGTAATTGAGGCCGCCACCCTATTCAAGATCAAGAAGGGTCATTCCCAGGAGTTTATACCGCCGGGTCGCGAACTGGAAAGGAACGTCCACCCATCCAAAAATCCCCACCCAGCGATACTCATATCAACAGATTATGCCCGCGTAGAAGACTGGACTCCTGAAACTCTGGAGACCCACAAAATTTCCGGCCCCCAGATATACACCGATGGCAGCAAAATTGAGGGGAAAGTCGGAGCTGCCCTAACTTGGTGGGAAAATGGAAAAGAGTCCAGTTTCAGAACCTTCGGCCTGGAGCCTCACAACACTGTCTTCCAATCTGAAATGTACGCTCTCTTCAGAGCCGTCAGGTTGGTAAGAGAATCGAATGCGGCCTCCGTGAGCATCTTGAGTGACTCAAGATCATCGCTCGACCTGCTCAGGAGCCCGGTGGCCACTCACAACCTGGCActagaaataaagaaaagcgTCCGAGAAATTAGGCAGGAGGGCAGGGAGGTGAGGTTCTTCTGGCTCAGGGCCCACGTGGGGACCGAAGGGAACGAGAGAGCGGATGAGCTGGCCAAGGAGGCAGCCCTTAAAAAAGAGACAGCCGATTACACGAAGGTCCCGATATCGTACGTGAGGGGAAAGATACGGGAGAGGACAATACTGAAGTGGCAAGCGCGTTACGAAACCTCGAGCACAGGCTCGGTAACAAAAGTGTTCTTCCCGGACGTCCGAGAGGCGAAAAGGATACTCGGGGACACAGTCCTCACACCGACCCATGTACAAGTCCTCACAGGACACGGAGGATTCTCAGCGTACCTCCATCGATTCCATCTAAAGGATAGTCCCTCTTGCGTCTGCGACTCTGCTTGCGAGGAATCGGTGTGGCACCTGCTCTTCGAGTGCCCAAGGTTTAGCCCGGAAAGAATGGAGCTGGAAATAAAGATTGGTATCCAGCTAGACCAGTCCACACTCCATACCATCATGGGGAAACTAACAACAAGAAAACCATTCTTAGCATTCGCGAGCAGAGTGGCTGTCATCGCGGCAGAGGCGAACAAGACAGATGCATCCTTCCGCGGTCGGAACAGACTACCATCGTCAAATACCCCACTTGCCACCACACAACAACCAGCAACCGCATCAGTAAATGCAACGCACAGCGCAGCAACTGCCACTGTTGTCCCACAAACAACCACAACAAAACAGACCGAAACGTCAACCACCTCAACCACTGGTAACCTACAAACCACTGCCACTACACATCCAACAACACAACAATCTGCAGCATCAGCGGCAGCAGCAGCAGTGGTGGAGCCTAGCCCGCAGCAAAACCCTAACTCCATGTCAATCGCACACCTCTTGGCATGTGGGGGAGATGGCGTCCCAGGAATCAGACTGCGGGGCGTCGCCCTCTTTATGAACAGAGAGGGAGAAAGGCTGGGCATAAGCTACTGCATCGGTACAAGCCGTCCAAGGGCCCGAATAACAATATCACCGGGCCTTGCCGCCCTGATCAACGGAAGCACCACCAAATCAACCATCAAAGGCAGCAAATATGCAGCGCTGCCACAAGTGGAAGTGGCTACTCACCGATGCCGCTTAATGCGACACAAAGGTAAGACGATCGCATTATTCGAGTGGGGGGTGGAGACTCCATTTGCACAGGCGAGCTCATTGCTTCGACAGATCGGTGAGGCAGGAGGAGACCCAGCATTCACAGCCCGCACCATAAGCGTGGACGCGATGGCGGTTGGGGGGGAGAGGGGCGAGGTCGCGGACAGGTTTGGCTGTTTAAAAGCCTCTGAACACCACGAGGTAGTAGTTTATGAAGATAGAGGGGAAACTCTAAGTTTCCTCAAAGCCCCCAGGAGACTAACAGCATGCGCAGCAAGCCCTTCAACCCCAGCCACTCAAAGCGGATCCGAGCGGGCCCAACAGAAGGCAGCCGCCGATAAAGCTGAGCAGAATAAAACCAGATGCCCAGAAGATCGGGTGCAGTCGAGGAGTCGCCTGAAAGTTTTCGGCACCTTCCTTAACACTCTGCTTCCTACCGCAACCCGCAACTCAAACAGGCAAGAAACAGCCGTAGAGAGGTTCTTCTCCAGAATCGCTAAACCACCCACACAGCCAAAGCCCACACCAACCAGAGCTGATAAAGGGCAAGTCAGCCCGCCGATACTCGCCCTAAATTCGGGAGTCACGGATCACGTGAAGAGCGCCTTCCTCGAGTATGTAGCTGTCGTGAGAGCGACCAGAGAAGTCAATCTTGCGACATGCAAGAAGATCATGCAGACGTTCAGAAGAGAGACAGAAGGACTCTTAAGGGTGCTGCTCGAGGAGGCGGGGGCTGCGGTGTACGACAACTCCAGATCCATAGTTATCAAAGGGGAAATGGAGGGGTCGTACATGGCGGCCTTTAGCGAGAGTTGTGGATTCGTGTACCTGGACACGGCCGAAACGGACCGCTtgggtaaaattaaatttagtgcACCCGAAGATGACCCAATGGTGGTTACCGCCAAATGTACCAAAGTCATGTTGGAAGATAGGATCCTCGCAATGGCACAGACCATTTTAGAAAATCAGGACATCCAAGCATCATCAGGAAGTTGGGTGGTACCCAACATCAGGTGGGTCAACGGAGTGCCAGGCTGTGGCAAAACAACTTGGGTGGTAAAGAACTTCGATGGGGAGAGGGACGTTGTAGCCACAACGACAACCGAAGCTGCCAAAGATCTGAGAGAAAAGCTTGCGCGCCGCTTAGGTGACAAAATCAATACTAAGGTGCGCACTATGGCCTCAATATTGGCGAACGGGTTCAAGAACCAAGAAAAATGTTACCGGTTAACTGTGGACGAGGCTCTCATGAACCACTTCGGGTCTATAGTGATGGCGGCCAAGTTGTCCGGAGCAAGCGAACTTGTCCTCATTGGAGACATTAACCAGCTTCCGTTTTTGGACAGGGAGAACCTATTTCAGCTACGGTATACTCGTCCGGATCTAGTGGCTGGCATCACCCAGGAACTGCTCTGCACTCATCGCAACCCTATGGATGTAGCATACACCTTGAGCGACATATACAGCGGAATCTACGCCTCCAAATCATCGCTGTCGCAGGTCCACTCCCTGAGCGTGAGAGGCTACACGGGGGCGCAAATCCAGGCTACTGCCAAAAACACCCTGTTTTTGGTTCATACGCAGGAGGAGAAAACTTCTCTTGTGAACAAGGGATATGGGTCTGGAGAGGGATCGCGCCTCATGACTATACATGAGGCCCAGGGTTTGACCTGCGACAGTGTGATTATCATTAACACCAAGTCGAGGAGGCTCCAGGTTCACAATAGCGTATCACACGCTGTGGTGGCGGTGTCAAGACACACGAACAGCTGTGTGTATTATTCTGATGATGCCGAAGACGCCATAGGCCGTTTCGCAAAGAAAGCGATGGATGCGCCGACGAAAACGGTCGTCGACTACAACTTAAAAACGGCCATGCAACATCGGGACGCCAGCGTCATAGAACCTCTGCTGAAGCTGGCTGAGTCCCTGGCAAAAAGACAAACAACTTGACATCCTTTCTCCTCCTCTTTagtataaaatcaaattgtaactGCGCCGCAGAGTTTGTCGATCACACTCATTCGAGGATCTGAACGACACTCTCTGCCACGCAGACATTGTCCTCTAGAATTAAGAAGTGGTATTTTTAGTGGTAGTATAAGcatgaaataaagttataaaaaaaaaaaaaaaaaaaaaaaaaaaatggactcACGTAgattaataagtttaattttaagaaaaagagccgaacacaataatattgtaaccaacgcaattataattctaataaatgcATGAAAAAGGGCGCGGACGACATGTCTGcggattgtttgtttatttaaaaaaaaaaaaaaaaaaaaaaaaaaacctaacctaacctaacctaacctaacctaacctaacctaacctaacctaacctaacctaacctaacctaacctaacctaacctaacctaacctaacctaacctaacctaacctaacctaacctaacctaacctaacctaaccttacctaacctaacctaacataacctaacctaacctaacctaacctaacctaacctaacctaacctaacctaacctaacctaacctaacctaacctaacctaacctaacctaacctaacctaacctaacctaacctaacctaacctaacctaacctaacctaacctaacctaacctaacctaacctaacctaacctaacctaacctaacctaacctttttttttttttttttttttgaccctgggaaaaatactttatgtatcgtcctcccgtcgggggacgggagggatatgtgggactctccggtagaagccggcatacccactaaaaaacccaggagcacacccgcatcgccagttagggggtctgggagaccggctgaacctttactaccagaaccccctcggcggagcccacctgtggtggcaggccattacaagcccctccctagcatgggaaaggggcatcgggaacggtcgtgtgctaaccgctcccgtcccgcgagaggtgagtagtgcaatgcaggtgtaggcgcccccgcgcctagcacccgctactcaccccgggagggagaagacggttgtattatcgtcttctcctgccgactcttcttcgtcggagcgctggagcgagggcgtcttcctctcgctcacgctccgccacctccttctgcgatattacgcactcgcagaaagaggcgaccgccgcccatgcctcctcactccccagcatagcgcgaacaatggaagggagcgagaggtctgctccgaccgccgcaaccagaTCTTGgcgcggctcggaccacgatggacACTCTTCCACAGtgtgccgcaccgtgtccgctattgcaccgcagtggtggcacgacgggctctcctcccgcccgatgcggtgcaggtatgagccaaaacagccatggcctgtcatcacctgcaccaggcggaaggagaggaaaccaaacggccgctcgagccaagcctggaggactggcccgatggcgtccagcgttcgtctgccaaaggcagcagcggcaaggtcgtccgcccagtggacgacgatggcctccttggcctcctgccgcacggcctccctcacctcatgagccgggtgctctccgcgcgccctccgctctgccgtccaatcatagactctggcgagcacccacgcctccagctcccacggaggtgtgcccgccagtgcgcatgccgccgcgaagcccactgtgcggtaggcccgcgccacccgctgagcgatagccctttggggcacacgaagggc from Spodoptera frugiperda isolate SF20-4 unplaced genomic scaffold, AGI-APGP_CSIRO_Sfru_2.0 tig00001579_1, whole genome shotgun sequence harbors:
- the LOC126913011 gene encoding uncharacterized protein LOC126913011, encoding MKQKPGTQVIQCTLNRQKPVKAAIVIFGNNLEVIHDPQLVSENVVAVLLKAGPLKFGVLSVYYEGDQDLDSYLDDTQHKMHLLKTNNILIGGDVNAWSQWWGSVSENHRGALYNAFLNDRDLQILNMGQTPTFEVYRGDRWCTSVVDVTACSLSMLDRVEEWRVERSLTTSDHNAITFSVRLEKALKPLRPITTRIYNTKKAKWSDFSSHFKASLAESAITPASISGVTNPMDLETIITKYTKNIHRSCEEAIPKLGSSKRDTRPPWWTPSLHRLQKDALRKKRRIRNAAPARRQFVIQEYVAAKNEYTTAAEEAATASWKEFCSKQDRESMWDSIYRVIRKTAKRQNDALLRNTKGETLSPVESAELLAKTFYPDDSTDAEQPYHKAVRRLAEEINPQGLSADDPPFSIAELEMVLQNQNPKKAPGPDGLTADICTAAIDCDREVFLAIANRCLSLPHFPKQWKTAHVCILRKPGKDDYTNPKSYRPIGLLSVLGKIVEKLLVGRLQWHFLPKLNKNQYGFMPQRGTEDALYDLIAHIRAEIKAKKIVLLISLDIEGAFDNAWWPALKKQMVVKGCPKNLYNLVNSYLKDRNIVVNYARATSEKGTTKGCVQGSIAGPTFWNLILDSLLQKVSSRGIHCQAFADDVVLVISDHTTGPLQQAANEILDIVSEWGAQNKLRFAAHKTNAMVLTKKLKYDLPELYMSGTRLNLVQEVKLLGLIIDHKLTFNAHVSATCKKAADIYKQLACAARVTWGLNRDIIRTIYVSVVEPIVMYAASAWAPAAEKLMSRNQFDSLQRGFAQKICKAYRTVSLTSALILSGQLPLDLRVIEAATLFKIKKGHSQEFIPPGRELERNVHPSKNPHPAILISTDYARVEDWTPETLETHKISGPQIYTDGSKIEGKVGAALTWWENGKESSFRTFGLEPHNTVFQSEMYALFRAVRLVRESNAASVSILSDSRSSLDLLRSPVATHNLALEIKKSVREIRQEGREVRFFWLRAHVGTEGNERADELAKEAALKKETADYTKVPISYVRGKIRERTILKWQARYETSSTGSVTKVFFPDVREAKRILGDTVLTPTHVQVLTGHGGFSAYLHRFHLKDSPSCVCDSACEESVWHLLFECPRFSPERMELEIKIGIQLDQSTLHTIMGKLTTRKPFLAFASRVAVIAAEANKTDASFRGRNRLPSSNTPLATTQQPATASVNATHSAATATVVPQTTTTKQTETSTTSTTGNLQTTATTHPTTQQSAASAAAAAVVEPSPQQNPNSMSIAHLLACGGDGVPGIRLRGVALFMNREGERLGISYCIGTSRPRARITISPGLAALINGSTTKSTIKGSKYAALPQVEVATHRCRLMRHKGKTIALFEWGVETPFAQASSLLRQIGEAGGDPAFTARTISVDAMAVGGERGEVADRFGCLKASEHHEVVVYEDRGETLSFLKAPRRLTACAASPSTPATQSGSERAQQKAAADKAEQNKTRCPEDRVQSRSRLKVFGTFLNTLLPTATRNSNRQETAVERFFSRIAKPPTQPKPTPTRADKGQVSPPILALNSGVTDHVKSAFLEYVAVVRATREVNLATCKKIMQTFRRETEGLLRVLLEEAGAAVYDNSRSIVIKGEMEGSYMAAFSESCGFVYLDTAETDRLGKIKFSAPEDDPMVVTAKCTKVMLEDRILAMAQTILENQDIQASSGSWVVPNIRWVNGVPGCGKTTWVVKNFDGERDVVATTTTEAAKDLREKLARRLGDKINTKVRTMASILANGFKNQEKCYRLTVDEALMNHFGSIVMAAKLSGASELVLIGDINQLPFLDRENLFQLRYTRPDLVAGITQELLCTHRNPMDVAYTLSDIYSGIYASKSSLSQVHSLSVRGYTGAQIQATAKNTLFLVHTQEEKTSLVNKGYGSGEGSRLMTIHEAQGLTCDSVIIINTKSRRLQVHNSVSHAVVAVSRHTNSCVYYSDDAEDAIGRFAKKAMDAPTKTVVDYNLKTAMQHRDASVIEPLLKLAESLAKRQTT